TAATTTAAGAGTAGCACCACGTTAATACTTTGATCTTTTGTGTTGTAATTTGCCTTCAGAATTAAGACTGAGAACACCTCTGTCACTATCTGCTGTAAAggtcacagaaatgaaacatgcaGGGCACTGCACACAAAATCAAGCCCTACCATTAGTAAAATACAAATGTTAGAAAAGAggcttaaaatattaataaacacTTCCAGAGACAGAGTTATGAACAGTAGACCTTAATGTTTTCTTCGTTTATTCAATAATTCCATGGCACAGCCTGTTTTTCATAGACACAGCTTTGAGTACACAATCACTGAACAAAGTGGATTACTAAGACAAACAGTGCTCTCTATACACTTGTGCAGGTGTACCTGTGTAACAGCCTCCAGAAGCTGACATCCCTTTTGAAGTCCCCCTAGAGCTATGTTTTGCTATCGTGCTTTTGTTGAACAGTGATTTTGTTGCTGCTCCTAAAGTAAGGCGCAAACAGGGAGTCACACATCAGGCACCAACTGGCACATACTCCATTTGGAGCATGACCACTACTGCAATAAGTGCCACGGTAAGGAGAGCAGTATCAGTGTTGGTAGGTAGAAATTTGAGCTTATATATATTCTTAAGTTATGATCTAAGACAGAAGACTTTATAGTCCACATATGACTTTATGTTCTTAAATCCTATTGATAAATGCTTCTTAAAAAGAAGTATTCCTGAAGTAAAATACTAAAGTTAATGCTGTtaataaataagttaaaaaaaaccaaaccatttcTCCACATTCAATAAGGAGATAGGCTGGTGAGATGttaaatcagaagcaaaaaaaatctgaagtgttATGGAGGTTTGAGAAACTGTACTAATGATATTtcacatatattttacattacTGTTTTAGAGGAGcataaaaatgtaaacattccttggctttttcctccttttcatttgaaactCTACTCACAGTCTGTGCAGGATTTTTCCCACCAGATACCTTCAGTGACTGAAGATTTGGGCTTAAGACAAACCATTTCAAAACTGTAGTAAAAAGAATTCTAGAAAACTATCGTAGCCTATCGGTACTTTTGCATTCACTTGTTTTATTTAGCATTgccacagaacaaaataatttgtacaTTCAGTCACATTAAAAACGAGGAATTACAAAGCAGTCCACATTTAACCTAAGTGCATTCCCTTGGAGTAACACAGTTCCTTTTGTTTCACTTGTATGTCTTCATATGCCAAAGACCATCATTTAAATAATGGATATTTTCAATACCAATCCCTTTGTTGACCTTCTCACTGTTgaagaacaaaagcacagaagtatTAGGTTAATATTGGAGCAGTATAAAACACCACATTGAATGTACAAACTGCGCTTGTAAATGACTCATCGTTCTAGGGCAGAAAAGTTTAAATCCCCTGGgaatcaagaaggaaaataccTGTGTTAATTCCACTAACGCATCGAGTATCATAATACAATGTGATCTAAATACTattgtttcttaattttctgttttagacAGTATCACAGAAAACAGCGCGCATAGAGCACTGccatttccctttccagttCATGTTACTTCCCGCAGGAATACAATATTCAAGTGAATTTGAAGTAAGGATTAGGAACGCACAGGCTTTCAATGACCACAGCAAATCTCTGAAGATGTGGGATGGGACAAAGGTAGTTACATATTCCTTCTCTCAACCTTTTCttaatggcctcaagttgtgccagggtaagtttaggttggatgttaggaaacacttctttacagaaagggtagtcaatactggaataggctccccaggaaggtgaTTGAAtaaccatccctggatgtgtttaagagccatttggatgtggtgcccagggacatgatttagcagagttCAGCAGAATCTCTGATAAAGTATTATCAGAGCGTAAGAAATACTGACATTCAGAGACACCACCAAAGTTGTTTGTCTTCTATATCTATATTCACATAAAGTAACTATTTTGACTCCGTAAGGTGAATAAATAACTAGGAAAGATATTCCTTGCCTCCTTCTTCCCAGCTTAATGTTAATCAAAAAAGCTTAAATAAACGCTatacataaaagaaacacattgcAACAGTGATTCAATAGCCTTGACAGTAGAGCTTAAATTACAaactaaagaagaaattatgaTATGGGACaagttatatttcatttttttacaaCACTTACATGTCATCAGCTGACATCTTCATGACTCCCACACATAACgcatgttgttttccttctgccattATTGCCTCAAAATTACGGCTAAGGAAAacaggttggtttttttaatgttacttccaaaaagtaaaagcagtaaCAAGCAACTTAAGGAAATCACTTTATAAAAAAGCATCAAACTTCCTAGTAGAACTTTTGTCCTTCCAGTAATTGCAGAGCACTAACTCTTGAAAACAGGCAAAATGAACAGCTGAATCAGTGCACAGAATGCGAAGCACATATTTATGAACTTCAAATAGCAATTACAAAACAACCTCCCAACACAACTCTCCATATGTTCCTCCCCATCTAATACTGGTGCTGCAGCTACACATGGCACCATTTTACATCACACTGTACAGAAGAACTGAGACATATCTGAAGAAATCTAGAAGATAATGGAATGAGACATTCTTCTCAAAGCTCAGCAGCATGTAATACTACACATGCATCTTCTCCAATCGCATCTGAATAGCAACAACAGCTGTAGAGGTTGGCACTGATACTGAATTTGCTCACAGCCCCTTTCTCAGTAATGCATTCATTCCCTAAGAAATGAACTGTGCTCTTCTATAACTGAAAAAGATAATTGTTTTAaggaagcaggggaaaaaattatGTTGTACCTCACCTCTTTCAGCAACCCTGCCTAACACCGGAGGAGCTTCTCTTACCCATTACATTAACAGAAGAGCTTCCCATCTAACCAAGCACAGCAGGAACAGTTAATTCTGGGGGGGCTTTGAAACAtcacaacaggaaaaaaggatTAAGAACAATGTGAATCTTTCCAAATAACATTTAAAGCTTTGCAAATCTTTTCAGGTTACTACTTATTCCATGAAATAATATTCAACACCAAAGTAATTAAGTTCATAACCAGCTGAGAACATACACATACAAATTCAACTCAGCAAGAAGTAATTCATAATTAAAGAAGGATACAACAACAGTATCAACGGCAGCGGGGTAAAGTTTTGCTCCAGGAGACGTCAGGCCAGGACACATTATATTAGCTCCACTTAGTACAAATTTAATGGCTCCTTTATCAACCTGCTGATGTGGTAGAATAAATGGATCTAAGAGGGGAAAGATACAGCATTACAATTAATACATTAAGATAACAATATGAATAATTCATTACCATATCGGGGCAATTAGATGAATAATGTGCTGCATGGGCAAGAAGGTTGAGAAATTATTAGCAGCACTCATGCTGGGCAACATTGTCCTGAAAAAACACAGGTACTGTTTTTCCTGATTAAATCTTTGTTCTGAGAGCTAAAGGCTGGGGATCTCAGAACCAAACAGAGGGCCTATCCTTCCTGCATGTACACACAGCCCttataaaagcaataaaaaactaaaacaagCTTCAGCCAAATAAAACAATCACTGAAGTGCCTGCATCCTAAGGGATGTTAAATGcct
This region of Coturnix japonica isolate 7356 chromosome 4, Coturnix japonica 2.1, whole genome shotgun sequence genomic DNA includes:
- the MCTS1 gene encoding malignant T-cell-amplified sequence 1 — translated: MFKKFDEKENVSNCIQLKTSVIKGIKNQLIDQFPVIEPWLNQIMPKKDPVKIVRCHEHIEILTVNGELLFFRQREGIFYPTLRLLHKYPFILPHQQVDKGAIKFVLSGANIMCPGLTSPGAKLYPAAVDTVVAIMAEGKQHALCVGVMKMSADDIEKVNKGIGIENIHYLNDGLWHMKTYK